The Streptomyces noursei ATCC 11455 sequence GCGGCTCGATCTCGGAGACCGCCTCGACCAAGGTCGTCTTGCCGACCCCGAACCCACCCGCGATCAGGATCTTGACGGGGGACTCTTCCTGGGCGCTGGTGTCATATCCGGGCAAGGTTGTCCCTGATTTTCATGAGCAGGTGGACATTGGAGGTTTCGTTCGCTTGCAGCGGCGGCCGGTGCTGGATCAGGCCGCGCTCCGCCAACTCGCTGAGCAGGAGCACCATCGGGGTCAGCCGCATGTGCATCCGCGCGGCGATCTCGGCGACGGCCCGCCCGTTCGGCGGCTGGCACATGCCGAGGATGGCCTGCCACTCGGTGGGCAGGCTGCCGTCGGCGTCCGCCGCGACCCTGGCGGTGATCAGGGTGTCCATGGTCAGGGCGGCGCCGGGTGCGGTCGTCCGCCCGTCGGTGAGGGCGTACAGCCGCGCCCGCCGCCCCCTGCCGGGCTGTTGTTGGGCGGTCATGACGACTTGGGTGCCGGAACCCGCTCGGGGGTGCCGAGCCACTCGCCGAGCGCCTGCGAGGCCCGGACCACTTCGCCGCCGAGCTCCCCGAGGCGGGCCTTGCGCGAGGTCACGACGATGAGCGTGCTGCCCTCACCGCACCCGACGATGCACAGGTAGCGCTCGTTCATCTCCACCAGCTGGCGGATGACCCGGCCGCCGTCGACCTCCCGGGAGATGGCCTTCATGGTGGCCGCGATGCCGGAGGACGCCGCGGCTATCCGTTCCGCCTGGTCCCGTTCCAGTTGGTACGCGCTGAGCATGATGCCGTCGTTGGAGAGCAGCACGGCGCCCTCGATGCCGGCGATCCGGCTCAGATTGTTGTCGAGGATGCTGTAGATCACGTCGTTCGTCGTCATGACTTGTCCCGTCGGAGCTCGATTTCCACTGTCTCGGTGCCCTGCTCGTAGTCCGCCCAGGCGTCGGCGACCTCTTCGGGCGTCGCGGTGTCCTGGCTGACCGGTTCCGAGGTGCGGCGTTCGCGGAGCTGCTGGGCGATGTGCGTCTGCGGTCTGCGCTCCGGCAGGGGCGGCGGGGCGGCGCCGTCGCCGGGCGGGGTGCGTTCCGCCGCCGGCGCCTCGCTCGGCTGCCGGCGCGGCAGTCCGGCCGCCGTGGCGGTGGGGGCGGGGGTGGCAGGGCGCGGGTGGAGGGTGAGTTCGGGCTTGCGCGCTTCCCGTCGCTCCGGCGCGGGGGTGCGGGGCGCCGCCGCACCGGGCGTGCCCGCCGGCTCGCTCCGGACCAGGTGCTCGGCGGGAATGATCACGATGGCGGAGGTCCCTCCGAACGTCGAGCGGCGCAGGGTGACCCGGGCCTGGAGCTGGTCGGCGAGGTGTCCGACCACGAAGAGGCCGAGCCGGTGGGCGTTCTCGGCCAGGACGGAGTAGGGCGGCGCGGCGTGCAGCCGGCCGTTCATCTCCTCGTAGCGCTCGGCGGCCACCCGCGGACCGCGGTCCTCGATCTCCACCGACAGCCCGTCCGTGACGAGTTCGGCCCGGATGGCGACCTTCGACGCGGGCGGGGAGAACCGGGTCGCGTTGTCCAGCAGCTCGGCGAGGAGGTGGCTGATCGCGCTGATCACCCGCGGCTCGACGCTGACCTCGTCGAGGGCGATCCGCTCGATCCGCCGGAACTCCTCGACCTCCGCGGCGGCCTCGCGCAGCAGGTCCGCGACGCGCATGGGCTCGACGTGCGGGTCGGGGATCTCGCCGCCCGCCAGGATGAGCAGGTTCTCGATCTGCCGGCGCATGCCCACGGTCAACTGGTCGGACTTCATCAGCTCGGCGAGCAGCGCCTCGTCGTGGCCGAAGGTGTCCTGGAGCTCCTCGGTCAGGCCCAGTTGGCGGCTGACCAGGTTTCCGGTGCGGGAGGCGATGCCGGCCGCGAACATGCCGAAGCCGCGGCGTTCGTCGGCGAGCTGCCGGTGCCCGTCGACGGACACCGCGACGGAGCGGGCGAACGCGTCACTGATCCGGCCGACCTCGTCCTGCTCGTTGCTCTCCGTCGGCAGCGCGTCGGCGTCGATGCCCTGACCGCGCTGCAACCGGTCCACGATCTCCGGCAGGGTCTCCTCGGCGACGGTGACGGTGCGTTCGTGCAGCAGGGCCAGGCGGCGCAGCACGGTGCGCGTGGTGAACACCGCGACGGCCACCACGAGCAGCAGCGCGGCGGCGCTGATCCCGATCATCCACGCGAGGTCGCCGTCCAGGTCCTCGGCGGTGGCCTCGGCGTTGCCGATCACCGCGCGCAGCTGGTCGGCGTTGAGCGTGGTCAGCTGCGGGACGAGCTGTGCGTACATGGCCGGCCAGCCGTGCGTCGCCCGGGGCAGCACGACGCCGCCCGGTACGTCCTGGTGGTCGGAGAGGGCCGCGGCCTCGATGCGGCCCTTGGCCTTCCAGGCGTCCGAGGACTGGATCTGCGCGACGGCCTGTTGTCCCTTTTCGGACAGATACGGAACGATCGACGAGACGTACAGGAAGCGTTGGGCGCCCACGGCGTCGGTGAACTCGCCGAACTTCGCCGCGCTCAGCTTCCCGGTCGGGCCGGCGGCGGCCAGGAGGGTGTCCTCGCGGGCGAGCACCTCGGTCGCCTCGATCAGGGCGAGCACCGGCCGGCTCTGCTGGCTGAGCGCCGCGTCGTCCAGGTTGCTGAACTCGCCGAAGATGCCGATCAGCTGCTGGATCACGCCGCTGTAGTAGGCGGTGGTGCGGTCCGCGCCGCCGCTGCGGACGTCCGTGCGCTCGCGGTAGGTGCCGAGCTGCGCCAACTGCTTCTGCGCATCCCGGACATGCTGGTCGATCCGGTCGTCCTCCCGCACGTCCCGGGCGCCGGCGGCCTGCTGGAACGCGGCCACCGCACGGTCCGTGTCCGCGCGCCCGCTACTGAGGTCCGTGTGCGAGACCGGCTGCCCGGCCCAGCGCGCGGCCGCCGTGCTGCGCTCGGCCTGGAGCGCGGTCATCAGCTCGTACAGGGGGGTGCCGATCCGCTCGCCGTCCGCCACGTCGGCGCGCAGGTTCGCGGACTGCAGGACCAACCGGTCCGCGGTGAAGAAGCCTTGGGCACCCATGGCAACGGTGGGCACCACGGCCAGCCAGATCAGCAGGGTGCGCAGCCGCACCGCACCCCGTCGCCGCTTTCTCTCGGTCTTGCGCTGTTCGTCGGGCCGTGGGCCTTCGGGGTCTATGGATGTCATCAGTCCTCGTGGGCGGAGATGGGCGATCAGAAGACCAACAGCGGTTCGGCGGTTCCGCCCGGGTAGGGGGAAGACACCAGTCCGACATCGGCAGGCCGTGGGGGGTGCCGATCATATCCAGCCACCCACTGAAGGGTAGAGGTTGCCCCGGCAGGCAACGACCGCTAGGGCCTGTCGTCAGAGCCGCGCCACCTCGGCCGTCTCGGCCCGGGCCAGCCGCACCTCCTCGATGGCCTGGAGGTGCCCGCCGTCCGCCGCACAGCGCCCGGCCCGCTCCAGCAGCCGCCGGGCCTCCTGCGGCGCCGCGCCGCGCCGGACGCGGGCCAGCGCCGTCAGGGCGAACGCCAGCGCCGTGCCGCCGAACGGCTCCGCCAGTTCGACCGAGGCCAGCGCCAGGCGTTGGGCGTCCGCCCGTTCACCGCGCAGCAGATGCAGTTCCGCCAGGTTGGCCCGTTCGAAGGCGGTCGCCGTGGGGCGGCCGGCCTGTTCGGCCAGGGCCAGCGCGCGGCGCCCGTACACCAGCGCCTCCCCGTGCCGTCCCGCACGGCGCTCGGTCTCCCGCAGCACGGACAGCACGGTGGCCAGCAGCGCCCGGTCGCCGGACGCCTCGGCCGGTGCCAGCGCCGCCGTCGCCGGGCCGGCCGCCTCGCCGGCGAGGCCGGACAGGCCCAGGCAGACGGTCTGCTGGGCCAGCGCACGGGCCAACAGCACCGGATGGTCGGCCCCCCGCGCGGCCCCGGCGCAGTCCTCCGCCGCCCGCGCGGCCGCCAGGCCCTCCGCGTACCGGCCGCAGTAGGACAGCACCGCCGAACGCGCCATGTGGTGCGCGGCCCGGATGTCGTCGGGGGTGTCGGGGCCGGGCGGATGGGCGTCCAGCACCGCCAGCGCCGCGTCGCCGCGACCGCGGCCGCGGCCGAGCACCTCCGCCAGCCGGGCGGCGGCCAGGGTGCAGGCGTCGCGCAACCCCTGGCGTTCGTAACCGTGCAGGGCCTCGCGCGCCACGGTGAGGGCCTCCGCGTACCGCCCCGAACGGTCCAGGTGCAGCGCCCAGTCCAGCCGTACCCGTGCCGCGTCCGCCTCCGACCGCGCCGCGCCGCCGTGCGGTCCGCGGTGGTCGGCCAGTGCGCGCCGCAGATCGGCGCGGTGGCGCGCCAGGCGTTCCCGGGCCGGTTCGGCCCAGGGGGCGTGGCAGTCCTCGGGCAGCAGGTCCCCGATCAACTCCTCCAGGGCGCGGGCGAGTTCGGGACGTCCACCACCGTCGAGGGCCCGTCGGGCGAGGGTCTCGGCCTCGTGGACGTCCACGCGTACCGTGTCCGGTACCAGTCGCAGCAGTTCGCCGTCGGCGGTCAGATACGCCGAGGTGCCGCGCGGCGGCAGTTCGGGTTCCAGCGCGTGCCGGGCGGTGTGCAGCGCCACCCGCAGACTGCCGAGTGCGGCGCGGAGTTCGGCGTGCGGCCAGCACACCGCCATGATCTGCTCGCGGTGCAGCGCGTGATCCGGGGCGAGGGCGAGCAGCTTGACCAGGGTCCGGGCGCCGGGCCGGGACCAGCGCGCCACGAGCGGCGCGCCGCCCTCGCGCGCCAGCCGGAACCCGCCGAGCAGGCGAATGCGCAGCAGTGGGGGATTCATGAGCCGGACACTCTAACCCGCGGTGAACTCCTCTGCCGTATACGGGAGTTACACCCGCGTTACTGGCCGGATCTGGTCCCTGGTCAGGGCACGTCGTCCGGGGTGCACCCGCGGGAACGCGTCAATGTCGTCGAGTCCGCCCGGTGGCCGGGTGACGTGCGTTGACGATGCGACGGGGGGTGCTGAGGATGGGCCCGTGCACAGCGCCCGGCCGGCGACGTCTCCCCCACCGACCCCGTCCCGAGGAGGAAGC is a genomic window containing:
- a CDS encoding DUF742 domain-containing protein — encoded protein: MTAQQQPGRGRRARLYALTDGRTTAPGAALTMDTLITARVAADADGSLPTEWQAILGMCQPPNGRAVAEIAARMHMRLTPMVLLLSELAERGLIQHRPPLQANETSNVHLLMKIRDNLARI
- a CDS encoding roadblock/LC7 domain-containing protein gives rise to the protein MTTNDVIYSILDNNLSRIAGIEGAVLLSNDGIMLSAYQLERDQAERIAAASSGIAATMKAISREVDGGRVIRQLVEMNERYLCIVGCGEGSTLIVVTSRKARLGELGGEVVRASQALGEWLGTPERVPAPKSS
- a CDS encoding sensor histidine kinase, coding for MTSIDPEGPRPDEQRKTERKRRRGAVRLRTLLIWLAVVPTVAMGAQGFFTADRLVLQSANLRADVADGERIGTPLYELMTALQAERSTAAARWAGQPVSHTDLSSGRADTDRAVAAFQQAAGARDVREDDRIDQHVRDAQKQLAQLGTYRERTDVRSGGADRTTAYYSGVIQQLIGIFGEFSNLDDAALSQQSRPVLALIEATEVLAREDTLLAAAGPTGKLSAAKFGEFTDAVGAQRFLYVSSIVPYLSEKGQQAVAQIQSSDAWKAKGRIEAAALSDHQDVPGGVVLPRATHGWPAMYAQLVPQLTTLNADQLRAVIGNAEATAEDLDGDLAWMIGISAAALLLVVAVAVFTTRTVLRRLALLHERTVTVAEETLPEIVDRLQRGQGIDADALPTESNEQDEVGRISDAFARSVAVSVDGHRQLADERRGFGMFAAGIASRTGNLVSRQLGLTEELQDTFGHDEALLAELMKSDQLTVGMRRQIENLLILAGGEIPDPHVEPMRVADLLREAAAEVEEFRRIERIALDEVSVEPRVISAISHLLAELLDNATRFSPPASKVAIRAELVTDGLSVEIEDRGPRVAAERYEEMNGRLHAAPPYSVLAENAHRLGLFVVGHLADQLQARVTLRRSTFGGTSAIVIIPAEHLVRSEPAGTPGAAAPRTPAPERREARKPELTLHPRPATPAPTATAAGLPRRQPSEAPAAERTPPGDGAAPPPLPERRPQTHIAQQLRERRTSEPVSQDTATPEEVADAWADYEQGTETVEIELRRDKS
- a CDS encoding AfsR/SARP family transcriptional regulator, whose product is MNPPLLRIRLLGGFRLAREGGAPLVARWSRPGARTLVKLLALAPDHALHREQIMAVCWPHAELRAALGSLRVALHTARHALEPELPPRGTSAYLTADGELLRLVPDTVRVDVHEAETLARRALDGGGRPELARALEELIGDLLPEDCHAPWAEPARERLARHRADLRRALADHRGPHGGAARSEADAARVRLDWALHLDRSGRYAEALTVAREALHGYERQGLRDACTLAAARLAEVLGRGRGRGDAALAVLDAHPPGPDTPDDIRAAHHMARSAVLSYCGRYAEGLAAARAAEDCAGAARGADHPVLLARALAQQTVCLGLSGLAGEAAGPATAALAPAEASGDRALLATVLSVLRETERRAGRHGEALVYGRRALALAEQAGRPTATAFERANLAELHLLRGERADAQRLALASVELAEPFGGTALAFALTALARVRRGAAPQEARRLLERAGRCAADGGHLQAIEEVRLARAETAEVARL